A genomic segment from Salvia splendens isolate huo1 chromosome 13, SspV2, whole genome shotgun sequence encodes:
- the LOC121760678 gene encoding uncharacterized protein LOC121760678, which produces MKIKRVTDPFDEIAKARIVGVDMTRPDYFSSGSYHSRPAAADEDDATSLFLGCDAPDPAADGGDEELDRSMCESISESVDLIGRIVEDERDAYRNQLRVQVSRAAEIFACLRSNKQMMRRNVMAYLRNCGYNAAVCKTKWESTGGLSGGSYEFVDVVRGDSASRYVVDLDFAAEFAIARPARSYECLLQRLPRIYVGTAEELRQILRAASNAARWSMKCGGLILPPWRKHRFMQSKWLGPYRRMTSLISSAVNRSNGVKCRAVGFDAAANGGRLVFPAAARTK; this is translated from the coding sequence ATGAAAATAAAGAGAGTGACTGACCCGTTTGACGAGATCGCGAAGGCGCGGATCGTCGGCGTTGATATGACCCGACCCGATTACTTTAGCAGCGGCAGCTACCACAGCCGGCCGGCCGCCGCCGACGAAGACGACGCCACCTCGCTCTTCCTCGGCTGCGACGCCCCGGATCCAGCCGCggacggcggcgatgaggaGCTCGATCGGTCAATGTGCGAGTCGATCTCGGAGAGCGTCGATCTAATCGGACGGATCGTGGAGGACGAGAGAGATGCGTACAGGAATCAGCTTAGGGTTCAGGTTTCGAGAGCGGCGGAGATTTTCGCGTGCCTGAGATCGAACAAGCAGATGATGCGGCGGAATGTGATGGCTTATTTGAGGAATTGCGGCTACAATGCGGCGGTTTGCAAGACAAAGTGGGAGAGCACCGGCGGATTGAGCGGCGGAAGCTACGAATTCGTCGACGTCGTGCGGGGGGATTCCGCATCGAGATACGTCGTCGATTTGGATTTCGCGGCGGAGTTCGCGATCGCGCGGCCGGCGAGGTCGTACGAGTGTTTGCTGCAGCGATTGCCGCGGATCTACGTGGGAACGGCGGAGGAATTGAGGCAGATTTTGAGAGCGGCGAGCAACGCGGCGAGGTGGTCGATGAAGTGCGGCGGCCTGATTTTGCCGCCGTGGAGGAAGCACCGGTTCATGCAGAGCAAGTGGCTAGGGCCGTACAGGCGGATGACTAGTCTGATTTCATCGGCGGTGAATCGCAGTAACGGCGTCAAGTGCCGTGCTGTCGGTTTTGACGCCGCAGCTAACGGCGGTCGTTTGGTGTTTCCCGCGGCTGCTAGAACGAAATGA